A genomic region of Arachis hypogaea cultivar Tifrunner chromosome 5, arahy.Tifrunner.gnm2.J5K5, whole genome shotgun sequence contains the following coding sequences:
- the LOC140184713 gene encoding coatomer subunit beta'-1-like has translation MNEHVRTGIWVGDCFVYNYSSWRLNYCVGGEVTTMSHLDRPMYLLGYLASQMLDYISVLDGFNVMGYTLLLSLIEYKTLVMRGDLDRANEVLPSIPKEHHNRGQELLVKQLLKLVK, from the exons ATGAATGAGCATGTGAGAACAGGGATCTGGGTTGGGGATTGTTTTGTCTACAACTATTCTTCTTGGAGGCTTAACTATTGTGTTGGTGGAGAG GTGACTACAATGTCTCATTTGGACCGTCCTATGTACTTGTTGGGATATCTTGCCAGCCAAA TGCTTGATTATATTTCAGTTCTTGATGGTTTCAATGTAATGGGATACACACTACTTTTGAGCTTGATTGAGTACAAGACTCTTGTGATGCGTGGTGACTTGGATAGGGCCAATGAAGTTCTACCATCCATTCCTAAAGAGCATCACAACAG AGGACAAGAGTTGCTTGTGAAGCAATTGTTGAAGCTGGTGAAGTGA